The proteins below come from a single bacterium BMS3Abin08 genomic window:
- the cooS gene encoding carbon monoxide dehydrogenase, with amino-acid sequence MSGNQLSGNKWAEQIIQWGKSYWMETCFDRAQALKPCPSGAVGACCKICHMGPCRFTQSSEERIEKGVCGSKLSTVVARNFLRMAAAGAAAHSDHAREMVLTLRGVARGEIREFKITDTKKLYRIAGILEIDTEGRDTDDIAGEVAQRFIDDFGRQWGVLNYVKRAPEKTLQRWEQWGVVPGGVDREVTEALHRTGIGVDHDPDSLLLSALRVSIADGWGASMIATDISDILFGTPQPVKAEAGFGIFKENEVNLIIIGHDPSLARAILDVISEPDMIEHARSKGAEGINLGDIFVMRHGLPTAGGFTNQELCLITGLIDAIVLDSQCIMPTLTAVAYNFHTKVISTSRKAHFPEAIHLEYDVHKAKETAREIIKLAIDNYPNRTGMGERVTETSSFLSGFSHEYLEHMNGDGANLSFALINNAVVEGRIRGIVGLVGCDNPRVQATGIHTCLARELIKDDILVFSTECGAAACAVSGLLDPETAIEEAGPGLRGICEEIGIPPILHLGACHDNSRLLTILSAMASEGGLSDEIGGMPVVIIAPEWMAEKEIAVGCYFAASGIPVILGGTSPVGASEDVTKMMTEIWYERFKGAIHFEPDYEKMFDLALEYIDRSREELNLKVYEFGT; translated from the coding sequence ATGTCCGGTAATCAACTGAGTGGAAATAAATGGGCGGAACAGATTATTCAATGGGGCAAATCCTACTGGATGGAAACCTGTTTTGACAGGGCTCAGGCACTGAAGCCGTGTCCTTCGGGCGCCGTGGGCGCCTGCTGCAAGATCTGTCATATGGGGCCATGCAGGTTTACACAGAGCAGTGAAGAAAGGATAGAAAAGGGGGTTTGCGGATCTAAGCTCTCAACCGTTGTGGCAAGAAATTTTCTGAGAATGGCGGCGGCAGGTGCAGCAGCACATTCGGACCACGCACGGGAGATGGTTCTTACACTGCGTGGGGTCGCAAGGGGTGAAATAAGGGAGTTTAAGATAACAGACACAAAGAAGCTTTACAGGATTGCAGGTATTCTTGAAATAGACACCGAAGGAAGGGATACGGATGATATAGCAGGGGAGGTGGCGCAGAGGTTTATAGATGATTTTGGAAGACAATGGGGTGTCCTGAATTATGTGAAAAGGGCGCCTGAAAAGACGCTGCAGAGATGGGAGCAATGGGGTGTGGTTCCGGGAGGTGTTGACAGGGAGGTCACAGAGGCCCTGCACCGGACCGGTATTGGGGTTGATCATGATCCGGACAGCCTCCTCCTGAGCGCTCTCCGGGTATCTATTGCAGACGGATGGGGAGCGTCCATGATAGCAACAGACATCTCGGATATCCTTTTTGGCACACCCCAGCCTGTTAAAGCAGAGGCAGGATTCGGGATATTTAAGGAGAACGAGGTTAATCTGATCATCATCGGACATGATCCCTCCCTTGCAAGGGCAATCCTGGATGTGATTTCAGAACCTGACATGATTGAACATGCCCGGTCAAAGGGGGCCGAAGGGATAAATCTGGGAGATATATTTGTTATGAGGCATGGCCTCCCTACAGCCGGGGGATTTACAAATCAGGAACTCTGTTTAATCACGGGGCTTATTGATGCGATCGTTTTAGACTCCCAGTGTATCATGCCGACCCTTACAGCGGTTGCATATAATTTTCACACCAAAGTAATATCCACTTCCAGAAAGGCGCACTTCCCGGAAGCTATACATCTGGAATATGATGTGCATAAGGCAAAGGAGACAGCGAGAGAAATAATAAAACTTGCAATAGATAATTATCCCAACAGGACAGGGATGGGTGAGAGGGTAACCGAGACGTCTTCTTTTCTGTCGGGTTTCTCTCATGAATACCTGGAGCATATGAATGGAGATGGAGCAAATCTGTCGTTTGCCCTCATTAACAACGCTGTTGTTGAAGGCAGAATCAGGGGGATAGTCGGGCTCGTGGGTTGTGATAATCCAAGGGTTCAGGCTACCGGCATTCACACCTGTCTTGCAAGGGAGTTAATCAAGGATGATATCCTTGTGTTCTCGACTGAATGTGGAGCGGCGGCGTGTGCAGTTTCAGGGCTTCTTGATCCGGAAACTGCAATTGAAGAAGCGGGTCCCGGATTAAGAGGGATCTGTGAGGAAATAGGAATACCCCCGATACTGCATTTGGGGGCCTGCCACGACAACTCAAGGCTTTTGACCATCCTCTCTGCCATGGCATCTGAAGGAGGCCTGTCAGATGAGATCGGCGGGATGCCCGTTGTCATAATTGCCCCGGAGTGGATGGCTGAAAAAGAGATCGCTGTCGGATGTTATTTTGCTGCTTCAGGTATTCCCGTTATCCTGGGTGGGACCTCTCCCGTTGGAGCCAGTGAGGATGTAACAAAGATGATGACGGAGATATGGTATGAGAGGTTTAAGGGTGCAATCCATTTCGAGCCCGATTATGAAAAGATGTTCGATCTTGCCCTTGAGTATATTGACAGGTCACGGGAAGAACTGAACCTGAAGGTATACGAGTTTGGAACGTAG
- the hndA_3 gene encoding NADP-reducing hydrogenase subunit HndA, with protein MEIEWLDIEMEIGIGEVISEQDRKRGLLIPILHKIQEEYGYLPGEVLEGLSVRLALPLVEIYSVASFYSQFHFTPRGKNIVRVCVGTACHVRGASKVLDTLEKHFKIGAGETTGDLTLTLETVGCVGCCGLAPVLTVNEDIIGETGPGKLKKLIERIEEE; from the coding sequence ATGGAGATCGAATGGCTTGATATCGAAATGGAGATAGGAATCGGAGAGGTAATCAGTGAACAGGACAGGAAGAGGGGGCTTTTAATACCCATTCTTCACAAGATTCAGGAGGAGTATGGTTATCTGCCCGGTGAGGTGCTCGAGGGGCTCTCCGTAAGACTCGCGCTTCCCCTTGTTGAGATATACAGTGTGGCGAGTTTTTACAGCCAGTTCCATTTTACGCCAAGGGGTAAGAATATTGTAAGGGTATGTGTGGGAACCGCCTGCCACGTCCGTGGAGCTTCTAAAGTGCTTGACACGCTTGAGAAGCATTTCAAGATAGGTGCGGGAGAAACAACCGGGGATCTCACACTGACGCTTGAGACCGTAGGCTGTGTGGGATGTTGCGGTCTTGCACCGGTGTTAACCGTGAATGAGGACATAATAGGGGAGACAGGGCCCGGAAAACTGAAAAAGCTGATAGAGAGGATAGAGGAGGAGTAA
- the hndC_4 gene encoding NADP-reducing hydrogenase subunit HndC, whose product MERVNSIEELRNLRFSLKKELVNTNKKKVKICCGTACGAMGAKRVTKAFEEEFSKGDPGVEVVTTGCQGLCQKGPVMKIEPYGYFYQKVGSERVREIIGKTFLADTPVRRLLYRESVAEEPVEKMEDIPFYKKQARVVLRNNGLIDPCNIYHYLAMDGYAALEKVLSTMSREQVVEEVKKSRLRGRGGAGFPTGTKWEVAGKAPGKIKLVIANGDEGDPGAFMDRSLMEGDPQSLLEGMIICAYAVNARYGFIYVRHEYPLAVKNLKIAIKLAEELGLLGEDILGTGFSFMVDIREGAGAFVCGEETALISSIEGQRGFPRPRPPYPAINGLWNMPTVINNVETLAQIPHIVLKGSDYYRGIGTEESPGTKVFALTGKVVNTGLIEVPMGITLREIIFEIGGGIMGGKKFKAVQTGGPSGGCLSEDHLDLTVDFDSLTQAGSMMGSGGMVVMDEDNCMLDIAKFFLSFTQKESCGKCPPCRIGTFQMLRILEKITSGDGEEGDIERLEKIGNIVKKSSLCGLGQTAPNPVLSTIKHFREEYEEHINDKFCGANVCTGIGVYRIEGSECFLCGVCKEVCAFDAVKETRSGFYIDKEYCTQCKACYGICPVNAVKIGKEVLPWIIPEQCEGCSDCVDACIVHGLRMYKTKKEGIFLPWLKVYDECVSCGKCAAVCATGGIIMTTHIEEARERFSTRRPMGLVIDDEEKKCDEGDESDEVASGKPDKDAVTQSE is encoded by the coding sequence ATGGAAAGGGTAAACAGCATTGAAGAACTGAGGAACCTGAGGTTCAGCCTGAAGAAGGAGCTGGTCAACACCAACAAGAAAAAAGTGAAGATATGTTGTGGAACTGCCTGTGGTGCAATGGGCGCTAAAAGGGTTACGAAGGCATTTGAAGAGGAGTTTTCAAAGGGTGATCCCGGTGTTGAGGTCGTAACGACGGGATGCCAGGGTCTCTGCCAGAAGGGTCCTGTTATGAAGATAGAGCCTTACGGCTATTTTTATCAGAAGGTGGGTTCTGAAAGGGTAAGGGAGATTATTGGAAAAACCTTTTTAGCCGATACCCCTGTCAGGAGGCTTCTCTACAGGGAATCGGTTGCAGAGGAACCCGTTGAGAAGATGGAAGACATTCCCTTCTATAAAAAACAGGCAAGGGTCGTATTAAGGAATAACGGTTTAATAGATCCCTGTAATATATACCATTATCTTGCAATGGATGGATATGCAGCCCTGGAGAAGGTCCTCTCAACCATGTCCCGTGAACAGGTAGTGGAAGAGGTTAAGAAATCACGTCTCAGGGGGCGCGGAGGTGCAGGATTTCCTACAGGAACAAAATGGGAAGTCGCCGGAAAGGCTCCGGGTAAAATAAAGTTGGTTATAGCCAATGGAGACGAGGGAGACCCCGGGGCATTCATGGACAGGTCTCTTATGGAGGGAGACCCTCAGAGTCTGCTTGAAGGAATGATTATCTGTGCCTATGCAGTCAATGCCCGGTATGGTTTTATATACGTTCGCCATGAGTATCCTTTGGCTGTCAAAAACCTCAAGATAGCCATCAAGCTGGCAGAGGAACTCGGCCTGCTTGGTGAGGACATTCTCGGGACGGGCTTCAGTTTTATGGTTGATATCAGAGAAGGAGCAGGGGCCTTTGTCTGTGGTGAAGAGACTGCCCTGATAAGCTCTATCGAAGGTCAGAGAGGTTTTCCGAGACCGAGACCGCCTTATCCGGCAATAAACGGCCTGTGGAACATGCCTACAGTGATAAATAATGTGGAGACACTGGCGCAGATACCTCACATAGTTTTGAAAGGATCCGACTACTACAGGGGCATCGGGACCGAAGAGAGCCCGGGTACAAAGGTGTTTGCACTGACAGGCAAGGTTGTAAACACCGGTCTCATTGAAGTGCCTATGGGAATAACGCTGAGGGAGATTATCTTTGAAATAGGTGGTGGGATCATGGGTGGAAAGAAGTTCAAGGCAGTGCAGACCGGGGGTCCCTCCGGCGGGTGTTTATCGGAGGATCATCTCGATCTCACAGTTGATTTTGATTCTCTTACCCAGGCGGGTTCAATGATGGGTTCCGGCGGAATGGTCGTCATGGACGAAGACAACTGTATGCTTGATATCGCAAAGTTCTTTCTGTCTTTTACCCAGAAGGAGTCTTGCGGAAAGTGTCCTCCTTGCAGGATCGGTACATTCCAGATGCTCCGGATACTCGAAAAAATAACATCCGGGGATGGCGAGGAAGGTGATATTGAAAGACTTGAAAAAATAGGTAATATAGTCAAAAAAAGCTCTTTGTGCGGTCTTGGCCAGACCGCTCCGAATCCTGTCCTCTCAACCATTAAACATTTCCGTGAAGAGTACGAAGAACATATAAATGACAAGTTCTGCGGGGCAAATGTCTGTACCGGTATCGGGGTTTACAGGATTGAGGGCTCTGAATGCTTCCTCTGCGGTGTCTGCAAGGAAGTCTGTGCCTTTGATGCCGTCAAGGAAACCAGATCCGGTTTCTATATCGATAAGGAGTACTGTACACAGTGCAAGGCATGCTACGGCATATGTCCCGTTAATGCTGTGAAGATCGGGAAAGAGGTATTACCGTGGATTATACCGGAACAGTGCGAAGGTTGTTCCGACTGTGTTGATGCCTGTATTGTACATGGACTCAGGATGTATAAAACAAAAAAAGAGGGGATTTTCTTGCCCTGGCTGAAAGTTTACGATGAGTGCGTCAGCTGTGGTAAATGTGCCGCAGTCTGTGCAACCGGCGGAATCATCATGACGACTCACATAGAGGAAGCAAGAGAGAGATTTTCAACCAGGAGACCAATGGGGCTGGTAATCGATGATGAAGAAAAGAAGTGTGATGAGGGTGATGAGTCTGACGAGGTTGCCTCCGGGAAGCCGGATAAAGATGCAGTGACACAATCTGAATGA
- the nadE_2 gene encoding NH(3)-dependent NAD(+) synthetase, with protein sequence MIETRDISDTEKKFSHLRGILSSLEGVCVAFSGGVDSTFLLRVARDVLGDRVVAVTAASPTYPERELKEAIAIANGMNVKHIVVDSNELEIPGFSENRPDRCYFCKSDLFSKMKPLAEEYGICNVVDGSNFDDTGDYRPGRKAAEELGVRSPLAEAELTKKEIRDISKQLGLSTWDKPSLACLSSRIPYGEEITEDKLKKVEQAERVLRELGFTQFRVRHHNGIARLEFLPEEMSFFNNTDLRLLIDTNLKRIGFHYVTVDLLGYRTGSMNEVLDKNEG encoded by the coding sequence ATGATAGAAACCAGAGACATTTCAGATACAGAGAAGAAGTTCAGTCATTTGCGGGGAATACTCTCTTCCCTTGAAGGTGTTTGTGTTGCTTTTTCCGGAGGGGTTGACAGCACCTTTCTTTTGCGGGTAGCCAGAGATGTCCTCGGAGACAGGGTTGTCGCTGTGACCGCTGCCTCTCCAACGTATCCTGAGAGAGAGCTGAAGGAAGCCATAGCCATAGCCAATGGGATGAATGTTAAGCATATTGTTGTTGATTCCAATGAACTCGAGATACCGGGGTTTTCTGAAAACAGACCTGATCGTTGTTACTTTTGTAAAAGCGATCTTTTTTCTAAAATGAAACCATTGGCAGAGGAATATGGAATTTGTAATGTTGTTGATGGCTCCAATTTTGATGATACAGGTGATTACAGGCCCGGCAGAAAGGCGGCGGAGGAATTGGGTGTAAGAAGTCCTCTGGCCGAGGCAGAACTAACAAAAAAAGAGATACGAGATATATCGAAACAGTTAGGGCTAAGCACATGGGACAAACCTTCACTTGCATGCCTTTCTTCCCGCATACCCTATGGCGAGGAGATAACCGAGGATAAGTTGAAAAAAGTGGAACAGGCAGAGAGGGTTTTGAGAGAGCTGGGGTTTACTCAGTTCAGGGTAAGACATCACAACGGGATAGCAAGACTGGAATTCCTTCCTGAAGAGATGTCTTTTTTTAATAATACCGATCTCAGGCTTTTGATTGATACCAACCTGAAAAGAATCGGCTTTCATTATGTTACCGTCGACCTGCTGGGTTACAGGACAGGTTCCATGAACGAGGTGCTTGATAAAAATGAGGGGTGA
- the hndC_3 gene encoding NADP-reducing hydrogenase subunit HndC, producing MEGKSKVKVEDIKSAAEERRCPVQMALYYVEEFLKGPMCGRCYPCAFGSYEAKVRLLNITEGEGDEKDISALKDIAENMLLSSFCRKGKDTAKFLLEWMDRGLSQEHFDDKCHELECPAFVEYRVIPEKCILCGLCKDECRYNAIIGEKSAGFKTGYLPYEIRDRRCTCCGDCVDVCPTGAIVVIQRKTGEAVKGEEEAVAR from the coding sequence ATGGAAGGGAAGAGCAAGGTGAAAGTTGAAGATATAAAGAGTGCAGCAGAGGAGAGAAGATGTCCCGTTCAGATGGCTTTGTATTATGTTGAAGAATTTCTGAAAGGACCGATGTGCGGGAGGTGCTATCCCTGTGCCTTTGGTTCATATGAGGCAAAGGTCAGGCTGCTGAATATAACAGAGGGTGAAGGCGATGAGAAGGATATTTCAGCGCTGAAAGACATAGCAGAGAACATGCTCCTGAGTTCATTCTGCAGGAAGGGCAAGGATACGGCTAAGTTTCTTTTGGAATGGATGGACAGGGGGTTATCACAGGAGCATTTTGATGATAAGTGTCATGAACTTGAATGTCCTGCTTTTGTTGAATACAGGGTGATTCCCGAGAAATGTATTTTATGTGGCCTGTGCAAGGATGAATGCAGGTATAACGCAATTATAGGTGAAAAGAGTGCTGGGTTTAAGACCGGCTATCTACCGTATGAGATAAGGGACAGGAGGTGCACGTGTTGTGGAGATTGTGTAGATGTATGTCCGACAGGAGCAATAGTGGTAATACAGAGGAAGACGGGAGAGGCGGTAAAAGGGGAAGAAGAGGCAGTGGCGAGGTAA
- a CDS encoding DsrE/DsrF-like family protein, producing the protein MAKLVVLVLSDPKDRRKVFTGLKFAKMAKESGELEDVKVIISAQAVDIFKDAAFKEVIDEVKDAVSVQACRMNAEGADVVKEVEASGVSLAPVGKELIGLIKEGYEVITF; encoded by the coding sequence ATGGCAAAGCTGGTTGTGCTTGTACTGTCTGACCCTAAAGACAGAAGGAAGGTCTTTACAGGATTGAAGTTTGCGAAGATGGCAAAGGAAAGCGGAGAACTCGAGGATGTAAAGGTAATCATATCAGCCCAGGCTGTGGATATTTTCAAGGATGCGGCGTTCAAGGAGGTAATCGATGAGGTAAAGGATGCCGTTTCGGTCCAGGCATGCAGGATGAATGCGGAAGGGGCTGATGTTGTAAAAGAGGTCGAGGCCTCGGGGGTCTCACTGGCTCCTGTGGGAAAGGAACTCATTGGTCTTATTAAGGAGGGATATGAGGTAATCACTTTTTAA
- a CDS encoding metallo-beta-lactamase superfamily protein → MESIGEWDLETVEAAVTILVDNTVMELIPGSEIIERISKPNKNFIAEHGFAALIETGGKRILVDTGATGIALEHNLGLIGLSVDDIDVTFLSHGHSDHTGGIQRVRGRIMAHPDTFNKRYIESKGGVIFDLSSPEIDLESRNIELHREPLKLAGGVMTTGEIPRLHEWEELKVFRIQRNGKMLNDRVLDDQGVIINTNKGLVIIAGCSHAGIVNTIEHAIEITGITTVYCVIGGFHLIGPGEDKIDRTIEEFRRLKIGKLIPLHCTGFEAIKRISIAFPVEFEYATTGCRMEF, encoded by the coding sequence ATGGAGAGTATCGGAGAGTGGGATTTGGAAACGGTTGAAGCTGCCGTAACTATCTTGGTTGACAACACCGTTATGGAGTTGATCCCGGGGAGTGAGATTATTGAGCGTATTTCCAAGCCCAACAAGAACTTTATAGCTGAACATGGTTTTGCAGCACTTATAGAGACGGGTGGCAAGAGGATACTTGTAGATACAGGCGCTACCGGGATTGCATTAGAGCATAACCTGGGACTGATAGGCCTGAGCGTTGATGACATTGATGTTACTTTTCTCTCTCATGGCCATAGCGACCACACAGGTGGGATCCAAAGGGTCAGGGGCAGGATTATGGCACACCCCGATACCTTTAATAAGAGGTATATAGAGTCAAAGGGGGGTGTCATTTTTGATCTGTCTTCCCCCGAAATAGACCTGGAAAGCCGGAATATCGAATTACACAGAGAACCTCTGAAGCTTGCCGGAGGTGTTATGACAACAGGAGAAATACCCAGGTTGCACGAATGGGAAGAGCTGAAGGTGTTCAGGATTCAAAGGAACGGCAAGATGTTAAATGACAGGGTGCTGGATGACCAGGGTGTGATAATAAATACAAATAAGGGACTTGTTATCATAGCAGGATGCAGTCATGCAGGGATTGTCAACACAATTGAACATGCCATTGAAATAACCGGAATTACTACCGTGTATTGTGTAATAGGTGGCTTTCATCTGATTGGTCCGGGGGAGGATAAGATCGACAGGACAATTGAAGAGTTCAGACGGTTGAAAATAGGAAAACTTATTCCGCTTCACTGTACCGGATTTGAGGCAATAAAAAGGATTTCCATAGCATTTCCCGTTGAGTTTGAATATGCAACGACGGGATGCAGAATGGAGTTTTAG
- a CDS encoding AIR carboxylase, with protein sequence MRGDYLKELLNKVKKGQIDVNNALKKLKTLPYEDIGFAKVDNHRSIRQGAPEIIYGEGKTPEQIVSIIEVLIKGGNDAIVTRTDKDVFKQVKKRYKKAVYNEQARMIVIKRRKKDKEKENTGLILVISAGTSDIPVAEEAAVTAEAMGNKVERLFDVGVAGIHRLFDNVNLITSATVLIVVAGMEGALPSIVGGIVDKPVIAVPTSVGYGASFQGVAALLGMLNSCASGVSVVNIDNGFGAGYMANLINRLHR encoded by the coding sequence ATGAGGGGTGATTACCTGAAAGAATTGCTGAATAAGGTGAAGAAAGGGCAGATCGATGTTAATAACGCCTTGAAAAAGCTTAAAACCCTGCCCTATGAGGATATAGGATTTGCCAAGGTCGATAACCACCGCAGTATCAGGCAGGGGGCACCGGAGATTATTTATGGGGAGGGCAAGACCCCCGAACAGATTGTTTCCATAATCGAGGTCCTGATCAAAGGTGGAAATGACGCAATTGTAACAAGGACCGATAAGGATGTTTTCAAACAGGTGAAAAAGAGATATAAGAAGGCCGTATACAACGAACAGGCCAGGATGATAGTCATAAAAAGAAGGAAGAAGGATAAAGAAAAGGAGAACACCGGATTGATTCTTGTAATCTCTGCGGGTACATCTGATATCCCTGTGGCCGAGGAGGCTGCCGTTACGGCAGAGGCCATGGGAAACAAAGTGGAGCGTCTTTTTGACGTCGGCGTTGCAGGTATACACAGGCTTTTTGACAATGTGAATCTTATAACCTCGGCAACGGTACTGATAGTTGTTGCAGGCATGGAAGGAGCCTTACCGAGCATTGTCGGAGGTATTGTAGACAAGCCTGTTATAGCCGTACCTACCAGCGTGGGATACGGCGCAAGTTTTCAGGGTGTTGCGGCCCTGCTGGGAATGCTCAATTCATGTGCTTCCGGTGTTTCTGTAGTGAACATAGACAACGGGTTTGGGGCAGGGTACATGGCTAATTTGATCAACAGGTTACATAGATAA